In a genomic window of Oncorhynchus kisutch isolate 150728-3 linkage group LG9, Okis_V2, whole genome shotgun sequence:
- the LOC109896778 gene encoding short transmembrane mitochondrial protein 1-like: MLQFLAGFTLGNVVGMYLAQNYEVPNISKKIEAFKKDVAAKKKPPAD; this comes from the exons ATGCTACAGTTCCTG GCTGGGTTTACTTTGGGAAACGTTGTTGGGATGTACCTCGCTCAAAACTACGAG GTCCCCAACATATCCAAAAAGATAGAAGCCTTCAAGAAGGATGTGGCGGCAAAGAAGAAACCTCCAGCAGATTAA